The genomic window ccaaatttttaaccaaatacatcaactttctttgaccaattttcccttatattttgggacagagtagtaAGCAAAAGTTATCAAAATCAACttcatttaatgttatttttccaaaAGTACCTTtattaattgttctactttttaaCATTATTGTAGAGTCCCCAtgcatatttaatatattgtaatcattttatgaatttcaataaaaacatcatataaaattaagataaaaaagaaactcccttaataagtgtgcaaaaaatattttttgtttacaaaaatGACCGGAGTAATACAAGTTTCCGAACAAAAGTTCGTGCATTCCTAGTGATGTGATTAGCGACAATGATTATTTTAAGAATATTGGTTCTCAATAACACATTTCTTcgattgttattattattattttttaatatttttcaattattattcttattgttaaaaaatataatcaataatattcatttattaaataaaacttTTAAGTTAAAGGTGACATGACAGCCACATAAGCATGATCCATAATGACATGTCATTTAATTAAGTGCTACAACATAAAATTGAAGACCAAATCAAGAGAAGGATGTAGTAGGATCGGGTATGGGGGCTGATGAAGATTTGTTTAAGATGAATGTGAGAGGGTGCATCGGTAATGGTGATAACATCGGGTTTTGGAAATTTAGGTGGCTTGGGAATCAACCTTTTAGCGATTTATATCCTAATCTATTTGCTAAAGAGGTGCAGCCGAATGTTATGATAATCGACAGGATTGGCGGTTTTGAGTGGATTGACCAGTTGTCAAATAATGAAATGCAGCAAGCAGCAGAGCTTTCAGAGCTGTTGGTAGGAATTTCTTTACATCCTGTTAATCCTGATAAATGGCGTTGGACGCTTGATTCAACCGGTCTTTTTTCCGTCAAGTCTTGTTATAATGTTCTTCTTGAAAAGCGATATTCTGAGGTTTTGGATCCTAATTTGTTGACAGCCGTAAGACAACTTTGGAGGAATGACATACCGTCCAAAGTTTTGTGTTTTGGATGGAGATTATTACTAAAAAGGTTACCCACGAGGACGACGCTCAATCGTAGAGGTATTTTGATTAGTCCGGATGATTTGCCTTGTGTCTTTTGCTTTTTATCTCACGAGGATTGTGCCCATCTTTTTTTCCACTGTCCTTTTACTATAAAGGTATGGGAAGTGATCTTTAATTGGATTGGGAAGAGTTTACCCATAGGAGCTGAAGGCTGACACCATTTTAAACTATTTGGTGAGTTGGTTAAAATGAAAAATGGGGAGCGTGTTAGGCAGGTGATTTGGTTGGCAACAACGTGGAATATTTGGAAGCTTCGTAATAATGTGATTTTTAATGGAGTCATTCCGTCTACTTCTTCTCTTTTGGATGATATCAAAGATGTATCTTGGGCATGGGTTAGTGGCCGGTATGGTCATAAATCTTgtatttctttttctaattGGTGTTTTGATCCTTTGGCTTGTTTCCAAAGCATATGATGCTTTGCTTTGTTGTATAAGGGATTGAGTATCCCTTGTACTcccttatattattattgcttataaaaaaaaaatcaagagaaGGATCAAATGGCTTAATTTTTTAAGATAGGATGGCAAAATtccagaaaataaaataaaagaactaaaattacgattttataaaatatgggGACCAAAACTACGTTTAAACCTAAATTTTATCCATCCATGATTTTAAAGATGAAAACAACTAAAAACGAATTGAatggttaaaaaaattcaaaccttTAGTTTATCTTTAAGTCAAACTCTGACTTAAAGatataatatttcaaaaaatattatataggCCAATtctaatataattaaatatctTAATTAAATATCCTTTTAGCACTTTTTATTTTGACCGCAACTTATTGTCActttgaaaatattaaaataatattaaagtaTATTACATTTTTGGTagtaaatatttaataataaattatatataaaaataaaagaattttactttgacccaaaaaaaagaattttactttttgttgactaaataaattttaaaaaaagaaatacttTTAAATTCTCacatttatttagttttttatcatatatatatatatatatatggggttttctaacttagaccctagttaggtctaagttagcaaggtgcaccttttcaattggaccaaaatacccattcttttaatttttgaaagaatatagcaacaggggcatttctgtaattttacataaaaaaaaaaatactgacacgcgcccccaccttcttaaaaattaatagacgtggatccagtgtcgcgcgcgtacggaaggaccatggttacagaccgttgatttccatcagacagccaagatgtgatctcattaaggctgtctgattgatcagacagcccagatcatcctaccatcttgtctgcgccacactagattataagctggagagagaaaattttacttttgaaaaaggcagccacgtgtcagcatatgaatgggtctgcgtgattctttccattttatgctttaaactcgattatttcgtcgtaaattaattttttattttttaatttttataccaaaattcataatttttttttctctacaaatagagacttggtttgtttgatttggacaccgaaaaaaaaacgcaatttttcactactttaaactcgattatttcgtcgtaaattaattttttattttttattttttataccaaaattcataatttttttttcctacaaatagagatttggttcgttcgatttggacaccgaaaaaaaaaacgcaatttttcactaccttaaatgagataaaacgataattaaaaactaatgtttgcttctgaaaccatttatctggtacaatggtttcagagagttgtaatctgaaaccattttgctggtagaatggtttcagtaagtagattattagttatttgcttctgaaaccatttaccttgtagaatggttgcacatagttgtattctgaaaccattttactggtagaatggtttcagtgagtaatttattaattgtgtttgcttctgaaaccatttatctggtacaatggtttcagagagttgtaatctgaaaccattttgctggtagaatggtttcagtaagtagattattagttatttgcttctgaaaccatttacattgtagaatggttgcacatagttgtattctgaaaccattttactggtagaatggtttcagtgagtaatttattaattgtgtttgcttctgaaaccatttatctggtacaatggtttcagagagttgtaatctgaaaccattttgctggtagaatggtttcagtaagtagattattagttatttgcttctgaaaccatttaccttgtagaatggttgcacatagttgtattctgaaaccattttactggtagaatggtttcagtgagtaattatttaattgtgtttgcttctgaaaccatttatctggtagaatggtttcagagagttgtaaactgaaaccattttgctggtaaaatggtttcagtaagttgattattagttatttgatgagattaaggtagtgaaaaaaattgagttttttttctgtgtccaaatcaaacgaaccaaatctctatttgtagagaaaaaaaaattatgaattttggtataaaaaataaaaaataaaaaattaatttacgacgaaataatcgagtttaaagtagtaaaaaattgcgtttttttttcggtgtccaaatcaaacaaaccaagtctctatttgtagagaaaaaaaaattatgaattttggtataaaaattaaaaaataaaaaattaatttacgacgaaataatcgagtttaaagtataaaatggaaaaaaattaacgcagccaatcagctgctgacacgtggcctgccttttcaaaaggctttctctctccgcgtcagcCATCACGCAAACTCGCagctgtcggcgcgtgtgatgcacgcgctcTGATCTTGTGCAatcacacgctgccacgtgtcaTGGGGGGGgaaaaaagaagtgggggcgcgtgtactgttgcataaatttacagaaatgcccctgttgctctattcttccaaaaaattaaaaaatgggtatttttgtccaactcaaaaggtgcaccttgctaatttagacccaactgggtctaaattagcagccccctatatatatatatatatatatatatctcaatTCATGTCACCATTCTTCTATATAAACGGTTCTCTAGTTCTTCAGTTGTCATAAGTTAATAATCATTCATCCTATTGTTGAAAAAATTTAGagtttattttgaatttgataacCATGGCAACTAGATGCTTAGGCTTTGCAACATTAATGCTTATTGCAAGCATCTTAATATTAGGAATTTCTGCTCAATCTGAATGTGGTGGTGACTATAGTGGCATTAATAAAGAATGTAGAAGTTACATTTCAAAATTTGGGCCAAAAATTCCACCATCAGAAGCTTGTTGTGCTGCATTGAAAGGTGTTGATGTTTCATGTTATTGCAAATATGTTACTCCTATTGTTGAACTTATAATCAGCATGGAAAAAGTTATTTATGTTGCACAAACTTGTCAAGTGCCAAATATTCCTACGGATAAGTGTGGAAGTAAGTTACTAGATtaattttatgtcaaaaaaaaaaagttactagATTAATTTATctacaatattaattttttaaatccaaagaaaatgttattttttattttatgaaaatataatattaatttctatCTATAATAATCTTTCAGGTTATGAAATTCCTCATTCCCCTCCTCAAAAGGCTTGATCATACAATACAACCTTGTTGGGCACATGCAACTTGTAATAGTTTGACatccatttatatatttatgtttttgtttttatcttccTTTGATTTGTATTTACATGAGTTCAACGATTTGATCTCATTGTTATTGATTTAATAAAAGTTGCAAAGTTTTATTTGGTACGTATTAGTATATTATTGTGTTTTGATCCTCTTCAATACTTTCAAAATGTCCAAACCAATCGAATTTACATCGATATTCAGTTTAGTTTAATTAGTGAAAAAAACACTTACTAAATCATACTTTTTAAATCAGATGTCATCCACCTGATTTAACAACATGAAAATTGTGGACACGGAAGGGGAATTTGTAAGAGAATTACAATTAAATCGGTTAACCtgatttaaaaagaattttataataattaaattaaattaaattaaatgcaaaaacACTCTCAAGTTTCAATACAGTGAAAACCCTAAACTTTCTGCACAGTGACTTTGTCTCTGCGACGACGAAGAACCGTAAACCTCTCTCTCTGTGAAACCCTTTCTCCACTACCGTTTTCAGGTTCACATTTCCATTCCCTCTCTCTCTTTGCGAAACCCTTTCTCCACCACCGCTTCAATTTCAGATTCTCCATCGCCGCTTCAGTTTCAGATCTaaggtttgttcaaattccattTTGATTTTGGTCTTTTCCTCATTCTTCGCCGTTGTTTCCATTTCCAATTTCCAGATTCAGATTTCCTCATTCTAAGGTACCCTTTTGTTTTGCTAATTTGTGCGTTCAAAGTTTTCAAGGGTCTCTTCGCTGCAGCCGTCGTCATCTTCGCATTCAGTCAGTAGCTGTAGGTATCTCTCTTTCTTCAGTATGTAGCTCCCAACTTTTATTTATCTCAATTAATTTGTCTGTGTTGTGTGATATTGTGTTTTCTAAGCTTCAATTTGTTTTATCATTTGTTTTGTAATCTAGTTTAGGTATAGTATCAATAAGTAGAATCGTTTCTGCTGCATTTAAACttgtgaagaaaaaacaattcACCGTAAAAGgtaaatttgaaacaaaatcttTTCAATACCTttactttctttctttgtttttgtttttttgttttttttttccattgttGTGGAACTCTCAGTTTTTGGCCATgctatgtttttgttttgagggaTTTGAGGGAAGCCACAtagttggtttttgttttttgtagttTGTTTCTTGTGTGGTGGTGCTTTTGTTCTAGGATATTGGTTGAGCTTGTTGAATTCTTTTAGATATGTGCCTTTTAGTGTGATATACATTGGTTGTGTATTCCtgatatatattgttttgtaaTCTTATAATTGAATCCAGGTGATTAGTGTAgtgtttataaattttatttgccATTAGAAAATAATAATGTACTTTGGTCTTTTGAAACATTTTCCTTTACCCTTGATCATTTGAACTGGCCATCCACAACAAACTAGGGAAATGATTATTATATATCTTTTAATGCAGACACATGGATGATCCATCAGCTCCTTCACTAAGTGAGAATGATATTCAGCCTACAAAAAAGAGGTGTAGACGTGGCACACGAATGAAATAGATGAGTTTACATTGCAATGGTGTAAAGTAATATTGTTCCTAACATTCGATCAAAGTAATATTGTTCCTAACAACTTCAGAATTTGGAGAAAAAATGAGGCAGATTATTGTGACAAAGTGCCTTAGTGGTAAAATTTCAATGTTGAATCTTTCCAGGTATGAACATTCAATTCTTCTAATATTTGTCTATAATTTCTTGCATTTTGAACCAAGTTTTCATTGGGGTGGCAGGGTAGTGCAAGCTTGATCATGTTATGTTAATCGTAGTCTTTGTAGAATGAGGTGAAGACAACTAGTAACTAAATGTTTTTGAGACCTACGTGTGATTATGTTTTTGAGAGTTTTCAATTATGTGTAGTGGGGCGGTGCCTTTTGTTAGTGAGGAGGCAGTAAGTTTGTTGGCTTATGGTGGATTTAGTTTCTATTCTTTTGCTGATATTTTGTTAGTGGCCTTGAGTTTCTCTTCCCTGCAATATTATGCAGGTTGTAACTTTTTATCTAGTGAGTTCTTGTACTCATAGAATAATTATCTAATATAGTTTGCTGAttcgaaaaataaaaaaaaaagatgactAGTAACTATTCCTTACACTgattattttggaatttttctatGTGTGGGTTTAAATAATACTGAATGTTGTATTGAAAAGTGTGAATGTGTTAAATAATACTGTGTGTTGGTTTGCTGCCAATTATAGATAAAACATCTTCTGCTTATTGCTGACCTCAAAACGACAAAATCTCCCGGTCAGTCTAAAAGAATATTACACTATTTAATTCTAGAGATATTAGGTAGAAATTGTAGAATGATACATGATACTATTGTAATTAGTTATGGTCTTTGAGATTTTGAAGTCTGAAGGAGAGAATGATTTGTCCTGC from Trifolium pratense cultivar HEN17-A07 linkage group LG1, ARS_RC_1.1, whole genome shotgun sequence includes these protein-coding regions:
- the LOC123896205 gene encoding putative lipid-transfer protein DIR1, whose amino-acid sequence is MATRCLGFATLMLIASILILGISAQSECGGDYSGINKECRSYISKFGPKIPPSEACCAALKGVDVSCYCKYVTPIVELIISMEKVIYVAQTCQVPNIPTDKCGSYEIPHSPPQKA